Below is a genomic region from Pirellulales bacterium.
AAAAAAATTAACAGAACCGCGGCGAGGGGTCAAACGGCCCGGGTAACGCCTAGATAATGGTCCGTTATGACGAGCGTGCCCGAGCTGATTGAACCAAGGGGGTGCGATCGGCTGACGTCTGTGCGCGGCGGACCCTGAGCAGATTTGTTGAGTGGGAAGTCGGCTCGTGGTTTACCTTACCGAAACGCAAGCGGCAGGTTGAGGGCGAGCATGCCGAGCACGACTGCCAACGCTCCGGCGGATTCCGGACGTGTCATCTGCATCTTTTGCCAGCGCTGGCCAACGAGCAGTCGACGGCCAAGAAGCGCGGCCGTGCCCAGGCCGATCACCAGCACCGCGGCGAGCGGCGCCAGGCTCCAAGAATTCGACGCGGGCAACAGCAGGATGCCGATCGCTTCGAGGCACGATTTGGCGGCAACGGTCAATCGTAGTGTTGCTTCGATGGCATTGCCGGTCTTAATGTCCGTGGCCCTACGAATGCCTGGCGACACCAGTTCGACCAATCCCATCGTCAGGACGTTGATTACCGGCACCCTCAGCGCGATGTACATGCTCTTGGGCGCGTTGGTCCAGCGCGTCACGGGGAGCATCTCGGGCAGCGAGTCGTAGCCGATCGCCACCGCGCCTACCGCACCCAGGGCGAGCATCCACCCAATCACACGCGTGGCGATGACGGTCCGAGCGTTCATGGATCAACCAGCATGCAGTGGACAGCGCGGCCTAAGAAAGCCCCAAGCTCACCATGACTAGCGCGCCTGTCAGTGCAAAGATGCTTATCAAAAACAGTGCCGACGCGGCGGCGATGGCCACGCAAAAGCAAGTGAAACTGCAAATCGGCCGGCCTGCTTGCGCCAGCCGCTCCGTCAGTTCGGCCATGCTCCAGCACGCGACCGAGAGTGGGCTGGTAATCGTCAGGAACAGCACGACGAACGCGGTGCCCCGCCAGAACAGCACCGCCACGGCGCAGATGGCCACGCATACAAATAGCGTGCGCAACGAGAATTGCAGTTCGCCGTTCACCCGGGCTCCTGTCGGCTACCGAACCGTCTCATCGTAGCAGACCAGTTCGACCTGGTTACCTTCCGGGTCGCGCACGTACAGGCTGCGCCAATGTACCCAGGCATGTTCGGCGGTTTCCACGGCCACCCCCAGGCCCTGCAGCCGGTCAAGTTCGGCGTCGAAATCCGCCCGGTCGATTTCAAATGCCAGGTGATCGATGGTCGTCGCGGCCGGACTCAGGCCCGCGTAGCCGGGTTCCCCAGCGCGATCGAACAGCGCCAGCACCTGCGCATGCCCGCCGTAACCATCGGCGATCTTGAAGAAGGCCGCTTTGTCGAAACGCTTGAGCAGCGCGAGGCCGATCACATCCTGGTAGAACCGCTGCATGGCGTCGAGGTCTGTGACGCGGAGTGCGATCTCACCGAGCCCCCGGATCGACCGATTCGCCATGTTGAACATTTCTCCCGTTGCACGGTTCGCCCTCGCGCGTCGTTCAGTGCGCCGGCGTGAGGAAATAAATCCAAGCAATGGCGGCACTCAGAATAGCAATCGCGAGCAAGCATACCGCCAGCCACGTGACCGCGTAGACAATGCCGACCGTCGATAGGGCGAAGGACTCGTCCAGCGATATCGTCCGCGAACTACGTAGCCAGTTGAACAAGCACGCGAGTGGCATCGCGACAATGTAGTACGCCAGCATTACGGCTGGCACCGCGGCGACGGGGTTTTTCAAGGTGGCCGCCACGAGCCCCGCCTCGATGCCGCACATCGTCATCACAATCCAGAGGGCTCGCAGGCCGAATTGCATAGTCGCCTCGCCCCGCCGTTCGTCAGGCAGCATTCATCGTTCGGCATTGCGCCTCACAGGGTCGGCCCAATGCTCCAGGGCACGAATTCTTCTTCGCCGATGCCATGTTGTTCGCTCTTGGTCTTGCGGCCGCTGGCGACTTC
It encodes:
- a CDS encoding VOC family protein, which gives rise to MANRSIRGLGEIALRVTDLDAMQRFYQDVIGLALLKRFDKAAFFKIADGYGGHAQVLALFDRAGEPGYAGLSPAATTIDHLAFEIDRADFDAELDRLQGLGVAVETAEHAWVHWRSLYVRDPEGNQVELVCYDETVR